A stretch of the Macrobrachium nipponense isolate FS-2020 chromosome 23, ASM1510439v2, whole genome shotgun sequence genome encodes the following:
- the LOC135199816 gene encoding cytochrome P450 2L1-like — MILEIILFLSLVLILRHWLKRPKGLPPGPLGYPIIGTIIASNLEQIVDYRKKYGDVFMLNFFGMKFLYICDYKLMKDALGSPEFSDRPSYEVFHFLTDGKEAGVIMSNGQRWVNARRFLLRNLRDLGMGKSSLDEAIIHEAHCLVKDFQQYAGKPSKFPESLNIAVLNVVWQMVASRRYDLYDEEVNNFIKIMRTLQDDPRALLAFFVCPALEKVFPKIVVDKVFKMEALQKTAVAAKNLFGKTIETRKAQLDVNHPENVIDEYLIQMNNKTEIAEFFTEVDLMKVIFDLFAAGFDTTSNMLRWIILYAAKYPDVQKRVQEQIDEVVPRGEFPTNQHKSQLPLLEAFIHEVLRMSSLIPFGVMHAPTEDTHLAGYLVPKGTAVFSMVGIAHQDPRYWESPQEFRIERFLDNEGKFISHKEGFTPFSLGKRSCLGESLARMEMSIFSAALFQNFTFSPPEGEEEVDLAPRKLPMSHVAKDQDILISVRN; from the exons ATGATTCTCGAAATCATACTCTTCCTCTCCCTCGTTCTCATCCTTCGCCATTGGCTCAAGAGACCCAAGGGATTGcctccag GTCCTCTTGGGTATCCGATTATTGGCACCATCATAGCCTCTAACTTGGAGCAAATCGTGGACTACAGGAAGAAATATGGCGACGTATTCAT GTTAAACTTCTTCGGAATGAAGTTCCTCTACATCTGCGACTACAAACTGATGAAGGACGCCCTGGGAAGCCCCGAGTTCTCGGACCGCCCCAGTTACgaagttttccattttctgaCGGACGGGAAGGAAGCAG GCGTGATCATGAGCAACGGTCAAAGGTGGGTCAACGCCCGGCGGTTCCTTCTCCGGAACCTGAGAGATTTAGGCATGGGCAAATCGAGCCTGGACGAAGCCATCATCCACGAAGCCCACTGCCTGGTCAAGGACTTCCAGCAATATGCTGGAAAACCTTCCAAGTTTCCAGAGTCTCTGAATATTGCTGTTCTGAACGTCGTCTGGCAAATGGTTGCAA GTCGAAGGTACGACCTATACGACGAAGAGGTCAACAATTTCATCAAGATCATGAGAACTCTCCAGGACGACCCTAGGGCACTTTTGGCCTTCTTTGTTTGCCCAGCTTTGGAGAAGGTTTTCCCAAAAATTGTCGTCGACAAAGTCTTCAAAATGGAAGCTCTTCAGAAGACTGCGGTTGCTGCGAAAAACCTGTTTGGG AAAACAATAGAGACTAGGAAGGCCCAGTTGGATGTCAACCACCCAGAAAACGTCATCGACGAGTACCTCATTCAGATGAACAACAAAACCGAAATTGCCGAGTTCTTCACTG AGGTCGACCTGATGAAGGTCATCTTCGATCTTTTTGCTGCCGGTTTTGACACGACCTCCAACATGCTCAGATGGATAATACTCTATGCAGCCAAGTACCCAGATGTCCAGAAGAGAGTTCAGGAGCAAATTGATGAAGTGGTTCCTCGTGGGGAGTTTCCTACCAACCAACACAAGTCACA GTTACCGTTGCTGGAGGCTTTCATCCATGAGGTCCTTCGAATGAGTTCCCTCATACCCTTTGGAGTCATGCACGCCCCTACTGAAGATACGCACCTAGCAGGATACCTTGTGCCAAAG GGCACGGCCGTCTTCAGTATGGTTGGCATTGCGCACCAGGATCCACGGTACTGGGAGAGTCCTCAGGAGTTTAGGATTGAAAGGTTCCTGGACAATGAAGGAAAATTCATTTCCCACAAGGAAGGATTCACTCCATTTTCACTAG GCAAAAGGAGCTGCTTGGGAGAATCTCTGGCCAGGATGGAAATGAGCATCTTCTCAGCCGCGCTGTTCCAGAACTTCACTTTCTCGCCgccagagggggaggaggaagtggatCTCGCCCCGCGAAAATTACCCATGTCGCATGTGGCGAAGGACCAGGACATTCTCATATCCGTCAGGAACTGA